The genome window GGGGCACTGTCTGAGTGGAAAAGCACATGAACAGCTGTTTGTGCATCTCAGGATGTGGCCCAGGGCCAGACTGCGGGCCGCTCACAGCCCCAGACTCATTCTGTATCTTCTCACACTACAGGTCTGAGCattgaaaaatgtgatttcaaGATCACAATGAACAACAATAACCACCACACAGAAGAAATCAGCACTGAAAGGCTTATGGTGAGGCGGGGGCAGCCATTCACTATCACTGTGAGCTTCTCAGCTCCAATACACAACtacctgcagcagctgaagaggaCCCTCCTCATAGTACAGACAGGTAACATCATTACCATACCTATCACAGCTCTGGTCCTCCAGCCACCTGAGGAACAGAACTGTTGGCAAAAGCCACCTCCAGAGCTGGACAGAGGTGCCCACATTTAGAAGTGAGGCCAGCGAACTGTTTTTCTAAGGCAAAgtctcctgctgctgggactGCATGGTCAAAACGACATCTCTTTCCAGAAGAGACAGTGCAGGACAATAACCAATGCAGGTTCACTACTCTATGGTTTGAAAGTACTCATGGgatctctcctctctcctggcttTTGGTTTAGGAATGTTCAAACTTAGCTAGCCTGTTAcagatgttttctgttacaGAGTGTTTTCTAGTGAGACCCCTGAGAAGGGCAGCAGCATTCAGCCCCAGCTTGTTTTACCATAATCTGAGCATTTGCCTGTGACTTTTGTTATAAGATACTGAATGCCAGGAGCAGGAGGTCTGCACCATTCTGGCTGTTCCTGGTTTCTACAAATCTATGAAATACACATCCCACTTTCAAACATGGAGGCCTGAGTGCAGTACTAACCTCAGGAAGATTCTGTATGCATTAAGCTGGTAAAGGGTTAAAGACTCTCTCCCAAGAAAGGAGAGCTATGGCTCCAAATATAGACAAGGTCCCTGCAATCTGCATGGGGTGAGGCTGCATGTCTAGAATAGACACAACTAGATCTCTTTGGCTGCAGGATCACATCCTTCCAAAGCAGATGGAACCCAGACTGAGTTTCCCATCTCCAGCCTGGGAGACCAGAAGCAGTGGAGCGCAGCACTGGAAGAACAGGACCCATGCTTCTGGACGATCTCTGTGAACACACCTGCCAATGCTCCCATTGGCCAGTACGCTCTGCTTTTACATGCCTCCAAGTCTGACTGTCTCCTGGGCAACTTCACCCTTCTCTTTAATCCCTGGTGCCAAGGTATGTAGtcagaaacagaaaggcagGCTGGGATCAGTCACTTCACGAAAACAGCTTTTGAGCTCTGGCACTCTGCCTTCATGGAAGTGGAGGCTGACTCACCTAGTGCTCCCTGCcactcctgctctgctcctcacaGCACCTTAGGAAGGAGGTAGGGGCTAATAAAAGCTCAAAGCTGCCTGCCTCAGCACTTCTGCCCCATTCCTGGAGTACTCCTGTCCTCCTGCTAAGGCAAAAAATGTTTGATAAAGTGTTTCCTATAATTAAGATTTTAGGGTGAGTCAAGATTCTAATTGGTCTGATTAAGGCCACTCTATCTGTCTTAGGAATAGAGAAGTCAACAGCCAGCAGAGTAAAAGAGCTAGCTAGTACAATAGCCTAGGTCTGGAGGAACTTTTTGAACAAGGAAACAGAGATGACAATgaaattcttctttcctgtctgATTCAGAATCATTGGTATTTTTCCAGGGCAGAATGCCAGGGACTGCTGAAGTCCCTGGAGTGCAGTGAAGTCTGCTGATGTTAAGAGAGATGCAAGTGCATCTGAGACTAGGAATGCTTTCTTCctgatgcttttttcctctgatctagatgatgaggtGTTCTTGGCTAATGAGGCACAGCGGCAGGAGTACATTTTAAACCAAGAGGGTGTCATCTACTTGGGGACTGAAAATGCAGTCCTAGCACAACCCTGGGACTTCAGTCAGGTAAGCAAGAGGTCCAATAAGTCTGCTCTCTTACAGCCACCAGCAGAGGAAGGGTGCGTATCTCCTGTGTGTACCCATTTCCATGCTGTGGCTTTGATGAAAGAACCTGCTCTCTGCACTCACTGTCTTTGTCTAAGCCTCTGCAGGAGAACAGGGACCTGTGTATGAAGTCCCATAACCCAATATATGTAATTTTAGCTACCTTCTCAGGCTGCCCTCTATGACGAAATGCATTGATCTATATCTGGGCCTTGTGTGCCTTCCTTTCATCAGCAGATATAAAAGCATTTAACAGAGCTTAGTAACACTGTCTCTATTTTACAGGTAAAGTGAGGACAAGTAGATCTTCCAATTTGCCCAAGGCCATCTGACACAGCCAGTGATTAGAACGGGATTTTACTCCACTTTAGTGCCACCAGATCACAGAAGTACCTCTGTGCCAACCTAGAGGGTGCTCCAGAAAAGCAACAGTTTCCCTCAATCAAGGGATGCAGTATCACGCTAATGCATTTCCCACCTTGCTTCAATAAAGCTGTATGTCTGTCTTTAGTACGTTGTGCTCCCCCTCCAAATTTCTGCCTGGAGTAACCCTCCACAGCCCACTTATACAAGACTAtcagcagaaagggagaaataatCTGCACAGTTACAAACCCTTGCAGGGactccagaaaacaaatgttcagGCTGAATTTCCTGAAATGATGTgttcttatttcagtttgagGAGGATATTGTTGACATCTGCTTCATGCTGCTAGATGTAGGTGAACGCCATCAACGAGACAAGGATCACACCCAGCGCAAGAACCCTATTTACATCTGCCGCACAGTTGCTGCCATGGTAAGGAAAGCAGACAGCAGCCCTGACACTAGCAGAGGAGACCTGAATGCAGAGCAAAGACTAGCATCTTCTCAATCCCAGTTTATGGCAACCCACTGACCAAAGAGGAAgcctgcccagggctgttcAAAACAACACCTCCTGCCCATCTCCAGCCCTTGTGATATTCCTGCCGCAGACAAGTAGTGCTGAAGGAGTTTCTTAGCAATGACAGTACACTTACTGAATAAATCTCAGGGGAGACTGTTGCACCTGTTCTGCTCAGCCATGGCCTTCATGCTTTGCACAAAAAATCCTTTTGGTTTCATCTGCCTTGGGAGTAGCTTCGTCAAACAGGATGAGGTGTACCTACCAAAGAGAGGCAATTCCTTAATccatccttctctcctccttccctgcagctgaACTGTGATGAGTTTAGAGGAATCCTGACAGAATGTGGGACTGGGCAATACTATAATGGGACACCACCTTCCAAGTGGCTGGGAAGCAGACCCATCCTCCAGCAGTGGGTTGCATCGCAATACAAGCCTGTCCGCTACGGGCAGTGCTGGGTGTTTGCTGCAGTCATGTGCTCAGGTACAGCGGTGGTTCAAAGACTTTTGTGTTGAGCAAAGCCTTATTTGTTCTGTAGAACCTCTAGCATATGCCTAAATTCCTGGATTAACACAGATCCCAGTAACATAACCTCTAATCTTTAGGTGAGAGGCAGATCCTCGGAGTTTCCTCATCAACGTTCAGCATCACTAGCTTTGAGATAACAGAGTATCAGTGCACACCGTTCACAGAACACATCTATGATAGCTTATTTCCTGAGGGGGCAATGCCTCTTGCAAAGTCCAAACAGCAGGCCTGGTGCCATTCCTAATAGGCCTAGCACCAAAAAAGGCTCTACATCCATCAGCAGAGGCACCCTTAGGGGAGGATGCACAACTGATTCACAGCTCTTTCTTCCGCACAGTTCTGAGGTGTCTGGGAATTCCTACCAGGGTGGTCACAGGCTTTACGTGGGCTCACAACACTAACAGCAGCCTGAGTGTGGATGAGTATTATGACGAAGATGGGACACTGCTTACACAAGACAAGAGTGCCCGTGTCTGGTAAGAAAACATGGCAGGGCCCAAGCAAGAATTTGAGACAATACCTGGATCTAGGAAATGAtagagggggggaaaagaaagaagtaaacaGCTGCAGGGGGATGGATAGGAGACAGCTCAGCTGAGATCCTGTCTACATGACCTGTTCTTGAGAAACTGCTGCAACCCAAACTGAAGAGTGCCCTATTACTAGCACCCACAAAGGAAGAATGATAGTCTGGTCCAGCTGGAGAAACTCCACTTGTGTCAAAACCCATGGTCTCTGCTCTCCTCAGCATGCGCTGAGCTCTTTCAAAGGAGCATTAATTGGCTATGGTTTGGCTAAAACTTTACTGTACCTCACGGCTCAGTCCCTTGGTATAAGCACGTGATGTTGTCTCTTGCAGGACCTTCCACGTTTGGAACGAATGCTGGATGGCACGAGAGGACTTGCTACAAGAGTACAGCGGGTGGCAGGCACTGGATGCCACCTGCCAGGAAAAAAGCACAGGTAAGGTATCAAAGGCAGGCTTGGGGTGGTGGGGtgaggggagcagagcagggagcaaaTAAAGCAGTTCAAtactcctcccttccccaacTTCCAATGGAAGGATGCAAAAGGACAGGGACTCACCCCGTTGACTTTAAGCACTAAATCATCATTCATGTTTGGTTTGTGCAGCTTGTGTAGTTCTAAGAGCTCTATCACAGCACTGCTCCCTAATGTCCTCCTAGACACTTCACCGCTCCCAATATAGGTCTAAACTAGGCATGGGTCTGGTTGGTAAAACATCTGAATCTTAACTGGGCCTCATCTTCTCTTCAGGTCCATCCTTCTGTGGGCCAGCCCCTGTTCAAGCCATCAAGAAAGGAGACACAGAAGTTGATTATGATGTCTGCTACTTCTTTGCTGCCCTCAATGCCAAGTGCCAGGTCTGGATACAAAAAGCAGATGACACCCTCAAGCCAGCTCTCGGTGGCACAAAGTACATTGGCAACAACATCAGCACCAAGAGCGTGGGCAGTGAACGCTGTGAGGATATCACACACAGCTACAAGTATCCTGAAGGTACGGGGTAGGCAAATGGCTGAGCCCATTCCCTGCCCATGTTACAAGTGAAGATTAAAGGACTAGAGAACAGAGCCATACCAGAGCATTAGGGTCATCCACTTCTCACTACTTCCCCTTCCTGAATGGCACAGGAACACCTTAGTCTTGCTGTCTACAGAATCAAAGCACAGGTCATACCCCAAATTTCATCCTGCTTAATTATGTTAACCATCTCTCTAGAAGGCCACGCCTTTCTTCACCATGCACTTTCCTGTCTGGAAAACCTTCTTTCCTGATTTGTTACGTGTACACTCTGTACATTCACCTCCCGTTACCcttgtaatatatatatagatatatttcagattacagctttctgaaaaggaCTGTTGTGCTCCCAGACATTGTCCAAATCCCCCCCTCAAAAAGCAGCTCCCCCTTTAGAACCTATTACCAAGCGCTGTTGCCCTGACGCAAGCCTACCATCTCATCTTAGCCTATGGCATATTGTCTCCTTGGCTGCAGTCCACCACAAGAGAACACAGTACTGTGCCCTAGCTACAGCCTCTTTTACTCTGACAGATGTTAGCACCAAGGTGCTTTAAAAACTATGACATATCTTTCCAAGTAAAATCTTTCAGGTACATCCAATAAATGTCCTGTCAGCTGAAATTCTTGAACCGCTCCAACCAGAAGCACATCAGGATATCTCTCTACGCTTTTAGAAACCGTTATCTACAGTACTGCCAGGATAATTCAACGCCATCCTTCTGCATTTACTGCTTCACACTAGTAAACAGGAAAGAATACTAAAATATGTGCTCCCTTCTTTTGTGACAGGTTCTCTTCAGGGAAAAGAAGTACTTGACAAAGCCtacagaaagataaagaaacTTGAGacaaccagcagcagcagtgaaacaCATTTTAGCTCCATTCCTACTGCCTTCGAAGAGCCTAACCTTTTCATCCACCTCCAGTCAGAGAGTTCTCCGCTACTGGGACAAGATGTTCCGCTTTCCATTGAAATGTTTAACCACAGTGGTGGAGAAAAAGCTACTGACCTGATAGTTGGGGCCCAGTCTCTACATTATAATGGTGTGCCCATTACCCAACTTTGGAAGGAAGAGTTTCATTTTATCCTCAAAAGCAACGAAGGTAAGGACTGTACTGGGTGCATGGCTAGAAAAGTATATCTAGTTGtctcacttcagaaaaaatgcacTTAGCCATAAGTTTACAAAAGGTTGGCTGAATAGTTCATTGTA of Aquila chrysaetos chrysaetos chromosome 3, bAquChr1.4, whole genome shotgun sequence contains these proteins:
- the EPB42 gene encoding protein 4.2, whose protein sequence is MGQGLSIEKCDFKITMNNNNHHTEEISTERLMVRRGQPFTITVSFSAPIHNYLQQLKRTLLIVQTGSHPSKADGTQTEFPISSLGDQKQWSAALEEQDPCFWTISVNTPANAPIGQYALLLHASKSDCLLGNFTLLFNPWCQDDEVFLANEAQRQEYILNQEGVIYLGTENAVLAQPWDFSQFEEDIVDICFMLLDVGERHQRDKDHTQRKNPIYICRTVAAMLNCDEFRGILTECGTGQYYNGTPPSKWLGSRPILQQWVASQYKPVRYGQCWVFAAVMCSVLRCLGIPTRVVTGFTWAHNTNSSLSVDEYYDEDGTLLTQDKSARVWTFHVWNECWMAREDLLQEYSGWQALDATCQEKSTGPSFCGPAPVQAIKKGDTEVDYDVCYFFAALNAKCQVWIQKADDTLKPALGGTKYIGNNISTKSVGSERCEDITHSYKYPEGSLQGKEVLDKAYRKIKKLETTSSSSETHFSSIPTAFEEPNLFIHLQSESSPLLGQDVPLSIEMFNHSGGEKATDLIVGAQSLHYNGVPITQLWKEEFHFILKSNEANSLQVSVPYSQYRKELGENHLLRLTAMLRVEDSYIYFAQEEISICDPALTIEFPENMVQYQPSIAKISLLNPLTEPLEKCVIVVAGRGLIYKQREYRVDSVQPKSIRQLQIPFTPTQAGPRRLTAHLTCLQLQNLKSYKTIDVAAA